ttttttttgtttttttccagatttccCCCAGGAGCGCTGTCCTGTGGTGCTCGCACCACTGCTGTACCCTGAAAAACGGGACATTCTCATGGACAGGATCCTACCAGACTCGGGGGAGTTAGCTAAGACCATAATGGAGAGTTCTCTAGCAGACTTCATTCAAGAAGTTGGCTATGGCTTCTGTGCAAggtgacattttaaaatcattctCAGTGCCAATGTGTAGTCCTGTGCATTCACACCAAACCAAACGAGACTTGGAACATATGGAGGAAAAACATTTAGTTCACAAATATCAATGTATATTCAGACATTGaagtttgttttgcttctcGATATAATAGTGATGTTAATTGAACCGCAACTGCCGGATCAACTTGACTGATCTGTCGTCATGTGTGTTGTCTTGTTCTCTGCAGTCTGGATGAGTGCAGAAACATAATCCACCAGTATGGGGTGAGAGAGGTGACTGCCAGCCAGGTCGCCAGAGTCCTGGGCATGATGGCTCGGACCCACTCTGGCCTAACTGATGGCATTCCATTGCAGGTGAGGCTTGGCAAGGTTGTACAACCAGAattgctttctgtttatttcagattttaataAATGGATGcctttttcttctgcagtccATCTCTGCTCCAGGAAGTGGGATCTGGAGTGACGGTAAAGACAAGAACGATGGTTCGCAGGCGCACACATGGAACGTTGAGGTTCTCATCGATGTTGTCAAAGAAGTGGTGAGTGAACAGTTAAATGTAGTGTCACTTTTTCGTAATGTTACTTTTTCCATCCGGCCGTTGACAAGTCTGAGCAAATCTGGTCAGATCAAATGCACCAATCTGTATGTTCTGTGTCAtattcacacaaacaaatgcacaacATAGCCTTTCACAAATATAATGCCAAATATTGGAGGAGTCTGTTTTGTATCATACTCCATtaattaatgcttttttttttttcctctctacaTTTTAGAATCCAAACTTGAACTTCAAAGAGGTGACCTACGAACTGGACCACCCAGGATTTCTAATCCGGGACAGCAAAGGCCTGCACATCGTGGTGTATGGTATCCAGAGGGGGCTGGGAATGGAAGTGTTTCCTGTTGATCTCATCTACCGACCGTGGAAACATGCTGAGGGACAGGTAACTGACCAAAAGTTACAATGTCTCTTTTGAGAAGTTTTATGGCAAGATTGGATGTCTgatctccttttttctttttccagttgTCCTTCATTCAGCACTCTCTGATGAACCTAGATGTGTTTTGCTTTGCTGACTTCGCTTGTCACACTGTGGCCATTGACATTCTTAAGGCCCCACCAGAGGATGACAACAGGGAGATTGCCACATGGTATGCAGACTGACCACTTAAgaaacttcattttcatttaagtTATGCGACTGGTGGCACACTTTACCTGTGATGGCCTCATCAATTCAGGCGTCACTGTCTTTGCTGAAACTGAGTGGAAATCTTCCTGATGCTCGAATATGTTTTAAACGGAGTCTCTCGAATCCATCGCAGGAAAAGTCTTGACCTCGTGGAGAGTTTGCTCAGGCTGTCGGAGGTTGGCCAGTACGAACAGGTGAAGCAGTTGTTCAGCTTCCCAATCAAGCACTGCCCGGACATGCTGGTGCTGGCGCTACTGCAGATCTCCACCTCTTGGCACACTCTGCGTCATGAGCTCATCTCTTCCCTGATGCCCATCTTCCTGGGCAACCACCCCAACTCTGCCATCATTCTGCACTATGCTTGGCATGGACAGGTTTGTGTTTCTGGATTCCAACCAGTGTaccataatttttttttttctcaacatattaaatattattagcTCTTAATTTGTTTAGTATTTATCTCTTTGACCATTGTTGCATCCTTGCGAAAGTCTTTCTTaaacctttgttttcctgttcagGGACAGTCTCCCTCCATCCGTCAGCTCATTATGCATTCGATGGCTGAGTGGTACATGAGAGGAGAGCAGTATGACCAGGCCAAGCTATCTCGCATCCTGGACGTTGCCCAGGATTTGAAGGTTTGCTTTGATAAATACtttcaaaacaaagctgaaatatttttatattttaatgtatAGTTTTTAAGAGATTGCAGTAGAAAGTTCCAACTAAATAACAGgggaaaatattttattaaagcACACAAGTTGTTGCTGTTATAGAGGCTTGATAGAGCTTAAAGCGAGTTGTTAAATCCATCTCCAATGTATTCAGTGtaactttttctttccctccctctctagTCTCTATCGATGCTGCTGAATGGTACTCCATTTGCCTTTGTTATTGACCTTGCTGCACTTGCCTCTCGCCGTGAATACCTCAAACTTGATAAATGGCTGACTGACAAAATCAGAGAACATGGAGTAAGTCTGTAAATTTGTCAGGTCCCAGTTCATCTTTGATCTTCTGTTTGCATTATTTTGGAGTTCATTTATCGTGTTGTGTTCTGTCAGGAACCTTTCATCCAGGCGTGTGTGACGTTTCTGAAGAGGCGATGTCCATCCATAATGGGCGGCCTGGCTCCTGACAAGGACCAGCCCAAAAGCGCCCAGCTTCCCCCAGAAACTTTAGCCACCATGCTGGCCTGCTTGCAGTCCTGTGCTGGGTGAGAGTCTGTTTATCTGTTTCAATGTCCTTCCTTTAAAGTGGCTACTGAGATATTGAACGTCCCATCTTTGTGGGTTGGATTCTTGTGGCATATGTGGCTTATAGAGTAAAGAGATGGTTGATGTATATCTCAATTATTTATGAAGagatttatcatttaaaatgtgtctgtcCTCAGGAGCGTGTCTCAGGAGTTGTCGGAGACCATCTTGACTATGGTTGCCAACTGCAGCAACGTCATGAACAAAGCCCGTCAGCCACCACCAGGGGTCATGCCAAAGGGGCGTGCCCCGAGCACCAGCAGCCTGGACGCCATTTCCCCGGTACAGGTATCCTCACAAACGCCTCAATGTACTTCTGCTTGCAAACTTCTAAATGGCTTTTGACGTTTACATTAACAAAAAGCTTGCTATAAAATAAGGTACACTGATTTCTCCTGCTGTTCTAGATGGACCCTCTGACTGGCATGGGATCGTTGAACCTCGGAGGAACAGCCACCTCACACACTCAAAGCATGCAAGGTTTTCCAACCTCTCTAAGTTCAGCTTTCAGTAACCCCCAGTCGCCAGCAAAAGCCTTCCCACCACTCACCAATCCCAACTCCAGCACACCGTTCGGGGGTATTGGCAGCCTCGCCTCGCAGCTCCCCGGTATGGACACTGGTACTATgctatttcatttcttttcattacaAATGCATTTACACTCATTTTACTAGCTGTATGTAGTTCAGGAGGTAGAGCAAGTTGTCTTCAGCACCTCCAGGTTAGTGGTTCACGTTGCTCCAGTCTTTAAGTTTTTCTTGGGCATCACAGATCAAACTGTGTTTTCCACATATTTAGCATAAAGGATGAAATAAAGATGCATGTTTAGTCGATAGTACTTGCTCATATTAAgctaaatttatttaaaaaaagaaagtagttCAGAGTCGAATCAAAGTGCATTGAAATGAaggagttgttgttgttacttCCAGGTCCATTGGGCTCGGGTATTGGTTCTGGTATCGGGTCTAGTCTGGGGATGCCAACCGTGAGCACGGACCCTTTTGGTACCAGGAAGATGAGCACACCAGGCCTGAACCCGCCGACTTTTCAGCAGAGTAAGATGAAGGCCTGtaagtggtggtggtggtagtggtgtGACTGAGAGCCCCGCCCTGCGCTGCTCAGCACTGTATTTCCTCTGAGCTGACAatgattcatttcatttatttctcatGCAATAACAGCGCAACATCAAAACCTAGAACGGTACAAGATCTTTCAAAGATGATACAATTTTAATCTTCTGATTGAAATAATTCAAATCATTCAGCTAAACAGAGGAAATACAGATCAGTCTTCCATTCCTCGTCTGCTTCTGCTGACAACCCCACTTTAATGTTATTGGTCTACTTTTAATCATCAAAAACAAGTCTTACGAAAGAATAACACCCTCGTTTGTGTCCGTGCCATGTGTTAATGGAAAGTTTTATGAAAAATGCCTGATCTTATCAGCACAACCTTTCAACCCTACTTTAAATTCACATATTTGCATTTGAAAGAAACACGTTGAAGTAAAGATTACCAAAGTCCATTCAATGTTTCCCAGTCATTGTTAACCATCCCATTGACACAAGTTCTTCTTTGGGTGGCGAAAAATGGTTAATTTGCATGTAGGGATGAAGCTCAAACAGTCTGGACCTTGATTTGTAAGACTTCTCTTTGATGCTGACTCTTAAATCATGACACGCTGTTGAATTGAACCACTTGGCTTATGCTTCATAGCATATGGTGTTGAATTGAAATGCAAAATCCTGATGACGCTTCACTCTTTGCCCAGCTGACCTTTCTCAGGTGTGGCCAGAGGCAAACCAGCACTTTAGTAAGGAGATCGACGACGAAGCCAACAGTTACTTCCAGCGAATCTACAACCACCCACCTCACCCAACTATGTCTGTAGATGAAGTGAGTCATGgcatgttatttttattttaaaaaaaattcaaatgtgtTGATTTGTACTTGTGCTATATCAAATGGTATTTAttcttgtttcattttgttcgCTTCTAGGTACTCGAGATGCTTCAGCGGTTCAAGGATTCAACCATCAAGCGAGAGCGAGAAGTGTTCAACTGCATGCTTCGCAACTTGTTTGAGGAGTACAGATTCTTCCCACAGTACCCAGACAAGGAGCTGCACATCACTGCTTGCCTCTTTGGCGGCATCATCGAGAAGGGCCTTGTTACCTACATGGCCCTGGGCTTGGCCCTCCGATATGTTCTTGAAGCCTTAAGAAAACCATTCGGATCCAAAATGTATTACTTCGGAATTGCTGCCCTAGATAGGTTCAAAAATAGGTATTGATATGTTTTGTGTCCTAAAATTTGTTGGTTACACACTCGGGCTGTAAAATCTGATGCATGTTTTGTGGTTTTAGACTAAAGGATTACCCTCAGTATTGTCAACACCTGGCTTCAATTGCTCACTTCTTGCAATTTCCCCACCATTTACAAGAGGTAATCAGGTTTCCCTAATTTAGCCTTTTCTGCAATTCTGTCCTGTCTGTCCCATCTCTGAATTGCAGAGAGGGTCCAACCCCTTCAGATAGATTAAATCTGCCGCTCTGTACCTTTCAAATATCCTGTGCGTGCAGTATATCGAGTATGGCCAACAGTCACGGGACCCTCCGGTGAAGATGCAGGGATCCATCACCACGCCTGGAAGTCTGGCCCTGGCACAAGTTCAAGCCCAGGCGCAGTCTCAGCAACCCGCCGGCCTCAAACCGCCACAGCCGGGCCAGCCGAGCACCCTCGTCACGACCACCACCACGACGACCACGGCAGCCAAAACCACCACCATCACGAGACCGACGCCCAGCAGCTTCAAGAAGGACGTCCCTGTGAGTTGACTGTTTGAAATTACTGTATCCTGTCTGACTACTTCTGTCAATTCACAGAATTCATCCTTGTTCAATCTATTTGCAGCCCTCTATAAACACTACTAACATCGACACGCTGCTCGTGGCCACTGACCAAACGGAAAGGATCGTAGAGCCTCCAGAGAATGTCCAGGAGAAGATCGCTTTTATCTTCAACAATCTCTCTCAGTCCAACATGACACAGAAGGTACAGGAAGTAACAAAGCCTTATTGTATTTAAGGAAAATTGGTATTGGGTCTTTTTTCTAATTTCCCCTCTTGAATCAGGTTGAGGAGTTGAAGGAGACGGTGAAAGAGGAGTTCATGCCCTGGGTGTCTCAGTACCTGGTGATGAAGCGTGTCAGCATTGAGCCAAACTTCCACAGTCTCTACTCCAACTTCCTGGACACGCTCAAAAATCCTGAGTTTGTCAAGATGGTCCTCAATGAAACTTACCGGAATATCAAGGTAACGATGTGATTCAGGAGTAACTTGAAGGCTGTGAGACAATAGTGTGTAGTTTCTTTCATGTATTTGATGGTCACCAGTTGAATGTTTTAGCATTTTAAATGAGAGCATCTCGTTCCTCTTCAACTTTCCCGCAAAATTTTAGTTCCTGCTTgaacacaaatggaaaaacGATTAGACAAAATTGAAGTTTTTTCTCTCTATATCAGGTTCTTTTGACCTCGGACAAGGCAGCTGCAAATTTCTCGGATCGCTCCCTGCTGAAGAATCTTGGCCACTGGTTGGGCATGATTACACTGGCCAAAAACAAGCCCATCCTCTATACAGTAAGAATTTGACACAAGCTCTTTGATTTTACCGTCAAGttaattgtattttataaatCCTGCATCTTGGTAGTCGGTCAAGTGATTTTTCTCCTTTCCTAGGATCTGGAAGTCAAGTCTCTACTACTGGAAGCGTACGTGAAAGGCCAACAGGAGCTACTTTATGTGGTTCCTTTTGTTGCCAAAGTTTTGGAGTCTAGTCTGCGAAGCATGGTAAGCAGCAAAAGCCTGAATAGCCTTAATCATTTCTTCCCACACTGTTAAAATTGCATGGTGTCAGTAATTTGattctgtcttgtgtttttaGGTATTTCGGCCACAGAATCCTTGGACTATGGCTATCATGAATGTTCTTGCTGAGCTGCATCAGGAACATGACCTCAAGGTAACATTGTTTATCAGTCACAaattgtaaaaaacaaacagtggcTGCAACATCATGATCTCACAGTTAAAATTAAGCTAAACACCTGTAAGAAATTGTTAAACCTAaggtccctttttttttaactgtacaAATATGAGCAACACTcacattcttcttctgtttgctgCAGTTGAATTTGAAGTTTGAGATTGAGGTTCTTTGTAAGAACCTGTCTCTGGACATCAATGACCTGAAGCCGGGAAACCTGTTGAAGGACAAGGAGAAGCTGAAGAGCCTGGAAGAACAGCTGTCTGCACCAAAGAAGGAAGCAAAACCTCCAGAAGAAATGATACCTGCAGGTAGCTACTTCacatttgtatttattcttGCATTTAACATTCTTGAGGACTATTTGacccattttcttttatgaaggAAAATGTAATATGTAAGTATTTATTGTGATTAatatttatgtaatatattttaactgaacagaattttttttatagagAAATATACTCACTAATATGTCACAGCTACCATTTACTCTGAAGATCCCTGTTTCCATTAAAGCAATTTTACTGATTTTGTTGTACATTTGCTGTTTGTATAAATCTGCCTTCTCTTATGATTTTAATCAACTGAACGTTTTGTCGCCAACAGGAGAATTTGTTCCGTTTGCAGCTCCTCCCTCAACCCCAGCTGCTACCACCAACACCTGCACAACCACCGGCCCCCCCACTCCTCAGTTCAGCTACCATGACATCAATGTGTACGCCCTGGCAGGCCTGGCACCACACATCAACATCAACGCCACCGTAAGTGTCAAGAAGTGGCCCGTGCAGCCTTCTCCCCGCTAAAGACCCACACAGCATCAGTGACTTTAATACTCTCACTCTTCGTCCCTTCAGATCCCGCTGCTCCAGGCTCATCCTCAGCTGAAGCAGTGCATTCGGCAAGCAGTAGAGCGAGCTGTGCAGGAGCTGGTCCACCCCGTGGTCGATCGCTCCATCAAAATTGCGATGACGACCTGTGAGCAAATCATCAGGAAGGACTTTGCCCTCGATTCAGAGGAGTCCCGCATGCGCGTGGCTGCCCATCACATGATGAGAAACCTGACGGCCGGCATGGCCATGATCACCTGCCGCGAGCCGCTGCTCGTCAGCATCGCCACCAacctgaagaacagcttcaatGCTGCACTTAGGGTGAGCCTCCCAGCTTTCACCAGAGCTCGTCATGATTTTATGAAGTCGTACATGATGTAGTAACGCAAAAAGACAAGGAGATGAAAACAATACGTATGTAACTTTCACAGGAAAATCTTCTTTCCGTTTGTTTCATGAGTTTTAATTGATTTTCACTCACAGGCACCGACTCCACAACAGAGGGAGATGATGGAGGATGCCGCAAACAGGATTGCACAAGAAAACTGTGAACTGGCTTGCTGTTTCATCCAGAAAACCGCAGTGGAAAAGGCCGGTCCAGAAATGGACAAGAGACTAGCCACGGTGAGACTTGAATCAAATTACAAGTTAGACAGTGTTTAATCTAATTCACTTTCTGGAACATGATCTGTGGCCAGTGTTACTTACACATGTAGAATCCCTAAGCTAGGTCAAATATTAATATTGTAGACTGCAATACTTAATTGTAGATTTGATCGTGGTTTCCAGGCCCAACACTGAGAGCCCGGGCAAATGTAGACAGAAGTGGTTCTGTTCTCATTACAACTACTTAAACATAATGCATGTCACTCTCGAGTGGGCGCTGAGGATCTGCATCACCACGGTGATTTTAGAGTACACCGATACCTCAGATTGATAGGGGGGTGGCTCTTATGAAGCACTGGGCTTTCACGTCTTTGATTTTTGTGGGTGCGTTCTTAAGTGATTGACGTATGTACTACAGTGTATCTTGACCGTTTTCCTGCTTTCAGGAGTTTGAGCTGAGGAAGCATGCACGCCAAGAAGGACGTCGCTATTGTGATCCGGTTGTCCTGACTTACCAAGCCGAACGTATGCCTGAGCAGATCAGACTCAAGGTAGGACCGCAGTCATGGGAGAGAAAACCACTCCTCCAGTACAAATCATGTTTTACGTTTGCCTCACTTACTGATGGTCAGTGGtacaatgcattttttttatttacccagatgttttcctctgtgtaTTTCAGGTGGGAGGAGTGGACCCAAAGCAGCTGGCTGTGTATGAGGAGTTTGCCAGGAACGTTCCAGGATTCTTGCCGAGTAACGATCTTTCCCAGCCCACAGGCTTCTTGGCTCAGCCCATGAAGGTAATCCTCAAATTTTAAACTATTTCTGATAATTTGACCTCCTTAAATTCAGGATCATCAGACCAAAATTGATGAAGTCATAGCAGCATATTTCGTGTGTGTAATTTTTATTTCGTGTTCGTTTTTCAGCAACAGGCATGGGCCACTGATGATGTGGCTCAGATCTACGAGAAGTGCATGGCAGACTTGGAGCAGCATCTTCATGCCATTTCTCCAGGCCATGCCATGAATCCCCTGACCCAGGCCCTGCGCAGCCTGCTCGAAGCTGTGGCTTTAGCCAGGAACTCCAGGGACGGCATTGCTGCGCTCGGTCTCCTGCAGAAGGTAAAGAAAGCGTGCTTTTTAGGCTAATGTCATATCTTTGTGTACAAGgtgatagaaaaacacttttgttCAAAGGTCAGTAATTTTTGCATCTCTACTCTGGACTCTCTGAGATTGTATTTGAACGTTTGCTTTATTGCTTCCCAGGCTGTGGAGGGTCTTCTGGATGCCACGAGTGGAGCAGATGCTGACCTGTTGCTTCGCTATCGGGAATGCCATCTGCTTGTGCTGAAAGCCCTGCAGGACGGACGTGCCTATGGCCCACAGTGGTGCAACAAGCAGATCACCAGGTGAGGAAAGACATCACCTCTTTCTGTCACAgtcttatagttttgaaactgCACAGGGTTCTCTCAGTGATTTTCATGGAAATAGACCAGGGGAGAACTGCGTCTAACTTGCTTAACTGGTTTTTGTTTACAGGTGTCTGATTGAATGCCGAGATGAATATAAATACAACGTGGAGGCCGTGGAGCTTCTGATTAGAAACCATCTTGTGAATATGCAGCAATATGATCTGCACCTTGCACAGGTACAGCTCAGATATTTACTTTACTTATTACTTAAAACATTGGATCTTTATTGACCAAATTTCTTACAATGCTGTTGGTGACATGATCATCTGACTCGGTTTCTCAtaattgtttgtttgcttttccagTCAATGGAAAACGGATTGCACTACATGGCAGTTGCCTTTGCCATGCAGTTGGTCAAGCTGCTGTTGGTCGATGAGCGCAGTGTGAGCCACGTCACAGAAGCTGACCTCTTCCATACCATTGAGACTCTGATGAGAACCTGTGCACACTCCAGAGGCAGCGCGCCCGAGGGGTACGGAATTGATTTTGAGTCTTATTTTACATGCATTGGTTTATGTAAAAAAAGACATGACGTTCACGTGTTCAACTTTTGCCTCCAGACTTCCCCAGCTGATGGATGTTGTACGCTCCAACTACGAAGCCATGATCGACAGGGCCCACGGCGGACCCAACTTCATGATGCACTCCGGGATTTCTCAGGCGTCCGAGTACGACGATCCCCCCGGCCTGAGGGAGAAGGCGGAGTACCTTCTGCGGGAATGGGTCAACCTGTATCACTCGGCGGCAGCGGGAAGAGACAGCACCAAGGCATTCTCTGCCTTTGTTGGCCAGGTTAAAAATGAGTTATCAGTTAAGTCGAGTACCAATAATCGGGAACAATTGGCGCCCTGGTGGTTGCTTGTGTTAACCTCCTTCTCTTTATTCAGATGCATCAGCAGGGCATCCTGAAAACCGACGACTTGATCACACGATTCTTCCGGCTGTGCACAGAAATGTGCGTGGAAATAAGCTACCGAGcacaggctgaacagcagcacAATCCGGCGGCGAGTGCAGCCATCATCAGGGCCAAGTGTTACCACAACCTGGACGCCTTCGTGAGGCTCATTGCCCTCCTGGTCAAACACTCCGGAGAGGCAACCAACACGGTGACAAAAATCAACCTCCTCAACAAGGTGCGGCCACATTCCTGGAGACTGCTCTGAATCACTTTGTGCTAATTTTCTGAGAAATCACAACAAAGATGAATTTCCACTGCTCCATTAAACACTTTTTGGTTTTACAAAGAAACTATTGTAGGACAGTAGTATTGGGTGGTCGGAGGTAGAGAGAGGATGATGATTAAGTGCACCCTGCTCAAGTTTTACAGTTCGTCGTTTGTTTCTCCAGGTGCTCGGTATTGTGGTTGGGGTCCTGATCCAGGACCATGATGTGCGTCAGACGGAGTTCCAGCAGCTGCCATACCACCGGATCTTcatcatgctgctgctggagctcaatGCCCCAGAGCATGTGCTGGAGACCATCAACTTCCAGACCCTCACTGCCTTCTG
Above is a window of Salarias fasciatus chromosome 7, fSalaFa1.1, whole genome shotgun sequence DNA encoding:
- the cnot1 gene encoding CCR4-NOT transcription complex subunit 1 isoform X8; translated protein: MNLDSLSLALSQISYLVDNLTKKNYRASQQEIQHIVNRHGPEADRHLLRCLFSHVDFSGDGKSSGKDFHQTQFLIQECVSLISKPNFISTLCYAIDNPLHYQKSLKPSAHLFTQLSKVLKLSKVQEVIFGLALLNSSNADLRGFAAQFIKQKLPDLLRSYVDADLGGNQEGGFQDIAIEALHLLLSHLLFGQKGASGVGQEQIDAFLKTLCRDFPQERCPVVLAPLLYPEKRDILMDRILPDSGELAKTIMESSLADFIQEVGYGFCASLDECRNIIHQYGVREVTASQVARVLGMMARTHSGLTDGIPLQSISAPGSGIWSDGKDKNDGSQAHTWNVEVLIDVVKEVNPNLNFKEVTYELDHPGFLIRDSKGLHIVVYGIQRGLGMEVFPVDLIYRPWKHAEGQLSFIQHSLMNLDVFCFADFACHTVAIDILKAPPEDDNREIATWKSLDLVESLLRLSEVGQYEQVKQLFSFPIKHCPDMLVLALLQISTSWHTLRHELISSLMPIFLGNHPNSAIILHYAWHGQGQSPSIRQLIMHSMAEWYMRGEQYDQAKLSRILDVAQDLKSLSMLLNGTPFAFVIDLAALASRREYLKLDKWLTDKIREHGEPFIQACVTFLKRRCPSIMGGLAPDKDQPKSAQLPPETLATMLACLQSCAGSVSQELSETILTMVANCSNVMNKARQPPPGVMPKGRAPSTSSLDAISPVQMDPLTGMGSLNLGGTATSHTQSMQGFPTSLSSAFSNPQSPAKAFPPLTNPNSSTPFGGIGSLASQLPGPLGSGIGSGIGSSLGMPTVSTDPFGTRKMSTPGLNPPTFQQTDLSQVWPEANQHFSKEIDDEANSYFQRIYNHPPHPTMSVDEVLEMLQRFKDSTIKREREVFNCMLRNLFEEYRFFPQYPDKELHITACLFGGIIEKGLVTYMALGLALRYVLEALRKPFGSKMYYFGIAALDRFKNRLKDYPQYCQHLASIAHFLQFPHHLQECVQYIEYGQQSRDPPVKMQGSITTPGSLALAQVQAQAQSQQPAGLKPPQPGQPSTLVTTTTTTTTAAKTTTITRPTPSSFKKDVPPSINTTNIDTLLVATDQTERIVEPPENVQEKIAFIFNNLSQSNMTQKVEELKETVKEEFMPWVSQYLVMKRVSIEPNFHSLYSNFLDTLKNPEFVKMVLNETYRNIKVLLTSDKAAANFSDRSLLKNLGHWLGMITLAKNKPILYTDLEVKSLLLEAYVKGQQELLYVVPFVAKVLESSLRSMVFRPQNPWTMAIMNVLAELHQEHDLKLNLKFEIEVLCKNLSLDINDLKPGNLLKDKEKLKSLEEQLSAPKKEAKPPEEMIPAGEFVPFAAPPSTPAATTNTCTTTGPPTPQFSYHDINVYALAGLAPHININATIPLLQAHPQLKQCIRQAVERAVQELVHPVVDRSIKIAMTTCEQIIRKDFALDSEESRMRVAAHHMMRNLTAGMAMITCREPLLVSIATNLKNSFNAALRAPTPQQREMMEDAANRIAQENCELACCFIQKTAVEKAGPEMDKRLATEFELRKHARQEGRRYCDPVVLTYQAERMPEQIRLKVGGVDPKQLAVYEEFARNVPGFLPSNDLSQPTGFLAQPMKQQAWATDDVAQIYEKCMADLEQHLHAISPGHAMNPLTQALRSLLEAVALARNSRDGIAALGLLQKAVEGLLDATSGADADLLLRYRECHLLVLKALQDGRAYGPQWCNKQITRCLIECRDEYKYNVEAVELLIRNHLVNMQQYDLHLAQSMENGLHYMAVAFAMQLVKLLLVDERSVSHVTEADLFHTIETLMRTCAHSRGSAPEGLPQLMDVVRSNYEAMIDRAHGGPNFMMHSGISQASEYDDPPGLREKAEYLLREWVNLYHSAAAGRDSTKAFSAFVGQVKNELSMHQQGILKTDDLITRFFRLCTEMCVEISYRAQAEQQHNPAASAAIIRAKCYHNLDAFVRLIALLVKHSGEATNTVTKINLLNKVLGIVVGVLIQDHDVRQTEFQQLPYHRIFIMLLLELNAPEHVLETINFQTLTAFCNTFHILRPTKAPGFVYAWLELISHRIFIARMLAHTPQQKGWPMYAQLLIDLFKFLAPFLRNVELNKPMQILYKGTLRVLLVLLHDFPEFLCDYHYGFCDVIPPNCIQLRNLILSAFPRNMRLPDPFTPNLKVDMLSEINIAPRILTNFTGVMPSQFKKDLDSYLKTRSPVTFLSELRSNLQVSNEPGNRYNIQLINALVLYVGTQAIAHIHNKGSTPSMSTITHSAHMDIFQNLAVDLDTEGRYLFLNAIANQLRYPNSHTHYFSCTMLYLFAEANTEAIQEQITRVLLERLIVNRPHPWGLLITFIELIKNPAFKFWSHDFVHCAPEIEKLFQSVAQCCMGQKQAQQVMEGTGAS